A stretch of DNA from Flavobacteriaceae bacterium MAR_2009_75:
GAAAAATGCCTCTAAAAAGAGGCATTTAACACTATTAATCAACCATAAGGATACATTGCAAATCCCTATTGTTTTTAGTTCTCAACTACTATTTTACCAATAGCTTTTCCGCTTTGTAAATGTGCATAAGCATCACCAACTTGTTCCAACGAAAACTTGTTTTCATCTACTATTGGCGTTAAATGTCCTTTATTAGAAATTTCAGCTAATCGCTCTAAAATATTTCCGTGTGCATCTCTTTTAAAATTATGCAACATTGGTATTAGCATAAATACCACGTGTAATGATGCTCCTTTAAAATGCAATGGCGTTAAATCTAACTCACACAACGAAACCGTAGTAGAAATGTGTCCGTTTAAGGCAACAGCTTCAATTGAATTGGTAAGGTTTGCACCACCTACGGTATCAAAAACCACATCAAAACCATCATCTGTATTTTGCAGTATAATCTGCTACCTTTTCAGTTTTAAAATCGATAAAAGTTGCACCAAATTTTTCGACGATTTCCTTTTGCTTGTCACCAGTTCCTGTAGCAAAAACTTCTGCTCCAAAATACTTTGCCAACTGTACCGCTAAGTGACCAACACCGCCGGAACCACCGTGTACCAATACTTTCTGACCTGCTTTTACGCCTGCTCTAGTTAAACCTTCATAAGCTGTAATAGCTACTAATGGTAAAGCTGCAGTTTCGCGCATAGTTAAGCCTTTTGGTTTGTGTGCTACAAGGTTGCTATCCGCTACAATATATTCAGTTAAGGTTCCTGGTAAATCGGCTAATCCGCCAGCGCAACCGTATACTTCATCGCCTACTTTAAAACCTTCTACGCCATCTCCAACCGATGCTACAGTTCCTGAGAAATCCATACCTAATAAGGCTGGTGTAGCTGGAGATAATGGTAAATCGGTTCCCATATTCTTAATCATAGTGTCAATCGTATTTACACTAGATGCCGCTATTTTTACCAATACGTGATTTGCCTTTACTGTTGGTTTTTCAATTTCTGATACTTCGAAATTTCCGTTTTCTCCGTAGTTGTTTATAAGCATTGCTTTCATAATATTTCTTCTTTTTTTATTCGTTAATCGTTAATCGTTGTTCGTTAATTGTTGTTTGTTTATCGTTGTCCGCTACACGCTTCGCGTTCTATGCAAAAACTGAAAAACGATTGGCGTAAAACGTGTTGCGCAATGTGCTCAGCGTTATTAATTTACTTCTTGAATATCCATTACCATTTTTCCCAATTCTTTTGGTTGTTATGGTCAAACTGAGCGCCATTTTCATCTGCGTAGGTGAATCTTTTTATGGCTGGTGTTCTGCTTGTAGCCTGAAATAACTGGTAAGCTTCTTCTTTTAATGCCTCTTTAATTGGCAAGTCTATGGATGCATATACCGCACGTTTGCTAGCTGCAATAGAATCTGCCGGAAATTTAGAAATGCGCTCTGCCAAAGCATCAACATAAG
This window harbors:
- a CDS encoding NADPH:quinone reductase-like Zn-dependent oxidoreductase (manually curated) → MKAMLINNYGENGNFEVSEIEKPTVKANHVLVKIAASSVNTIDTMIKNMGTDLPLSPATPALLGMDFSGTVASVGDGVEGFKVGDEVYGCAGGLADLPGTLTEYIVADSNLVAHKPKGLTMRETAALPLVAITAYEGLTRAGVKAGQKVLVHGGSGGVGHLAVQLAKYFGAEVFATGTGDKQKEIVEKFGATFIDFKTEKVADYTAKYTDDGFDVVFDTVGGANLTNSIEAVALNGHISTTVSLCELDLTPLHFKGASLHVVFMLIPMLHNFKRDAHGNILERLAEISNKGHLTPIVDENKFSLEQVGDAYAHLQSGKAIGKIVVEN